Proteins from a genomic interval of uncultured Desulfuromusa sp.:
- the purE gene encoding 5-(carboxyamino)imidazole ribonucleotide mutase has protein sequence MNKKIPVVGILMGSDSDYDIMVEAAKVLKQFDIPFEMIVSSAHRTPERTMEYVRGARDKGIKVLIAGAGAAAHLAGVVAAETMLPVIAVPIDATSMRGLDALLAMVQMPAGIPVATMAIGLAGSRNAGIFAARMLATEDPELEKKLLQFKKDMAAGVIKKSDLVQKKMVEDGLI, from the coding sequence ATGAATAAAAAAATACCCGTTGTTGGTATTCTGATGGGCAGTGATAGTGATTATGACATCATGGTCGAAGCCGCTAAGGTTTTGAAACAGTTTGATATCCCTTTTGAAATGATTGTATCCAGTGCCCACCGCACTCCAGAACGGACAATGGAATATGTTCGGGGTGCCCGTGATAAAGGGATAAAGGTTTTGATCGCCGGAGCTGGTGCTGCTGCTCATCTCGCTGGTGTTGTTGCGGCTGAAACCATGTTGCCGGTAATTGCCGTGCCCATTGATGCCACTTCAATGCGTGGCCTTGATGCACTTTTAGCGATGGTACAGATGCCCGCCGGAATCCCGGTGGCGACAATGGCCATTGGTCTGGCCGGATCACGGAATGCCGGCATTTTTGCAGCCAGGATGTTGGCAACAGAAGATCCTGAACTGGAGAAAAAGCTGCTTCAATTCAAGAAGGATATGGCCGCCGGTGTGATTAAAAAATCGGATCTGGTGCAGAAAAAGATGGTCGAAGATGGACTGATTTAG
- a CDS encoding DUF721 domain-containing protein, which produces MKRSDRPPMKHAEKVGFLLKQILGQPGFGEQLNRHQAWLVWDQLVGEQIAARARPFKLRKGVLEVQVDHPVWMQQLQLMKPQILEKIEAKIPNAGITDIYLRQTRNAQTYHPQKAKTAPEPPPWVDMELTDSEKKSIEEKLSPIKNVELKHELRKLFTRQKQLDKTRGD; this is translated from the coding sequence ATGAAACGTAGCGACCGTCCACCCATGAAGCACGCCGAAAAAGTTGGTTTTCTGCTGAAACAAATTCTTGGGCAACCGGGTTTTGGAGAACAGCTCAATCGCCATCAAGCCTGGCTGGTTTGGGATCAACTTGTCGGTGAACAGATTGCCGCCCGGGCAAGACCCTTCAAGTTACGGAAAGGGGTTCTGGAGGTTCAGGTTGACCATCCGGTATGGATGCAACAATTACAACTGATGAAACCGCAAATTCTGGAAAAAATTGAGGCCAAAATTCCAAATGCCGGGATCACGGACATCTACTTGCGACAAACTCGCAACGCACAGACCTATCACCCCCAGAAAGCGAAAACGGCACCGGAACCGCCACCTTGGGTCGACATGGAGCTGACCGACAGCGAAAAAAAATCAATTGAAGAGAAATTGTCTCCAATAAAAAATGTGGAATTGAAACATGAGCTGCGAAAGCTGTTCACTCGCCAGAAACAACTAGACAAAACCAGAGGGGATTAA
- a CDS encoding DUF3343 domain-containing protein — MHGVYKRVIMRGWILAIGWCLVIGEGDCVAIFHSIHRVMKAEKVLKEKRLDILLTPVPRSLSADCGMVIRYPYLMQTGVLEALDESNLKVAEVWLKQDGEFQRIV; from the coding sequence TTGCATGGCGTCTATAAACGTGTCATTATGCGCGGCTGGATTCTCGCGATAGGATGGTGTCTGGTGATTGGTGAAGGGGATTGCGTCGCAATTTTTCATTCGATTCACAGGGTGATGAAGGCGGAAAAAGTTCTTAAGGAAAAGCGCCTGGATATTTTGTTGACCCCTGTTCCACGATCTTTAAGTGCAGACTGTGGTATGGTAATAAGGTATCCTTATCTGATGCAGACTGGAGTTCTGGAAGCCTTGGATGAGTCAAATTTGAAGGTTGCGGAAGTTTGGCTGAAGCAGGATGGGGAGTTTCAGCGGATAGTATAG
- a CDS encoding cytochrome c3 family protein, producing MKKLIVLLAIVAFVGSAFTAIAADKGPASISMDKAKTGVVTFDHAKHQSVSDCVTCHHTGGYETCDSCHGDADDGAKLKYKTAIHNNCKGCHKEMKKGPTKCKECHVK from the coding sequence ATGAAAAAATTAATCGTACTTTTGGCTATTGTTGCATTTGTTGGATCAGCATTTACTGCCATTGCTGCTGACAAAGGTCCTGCTTCAATTTCAATGGACAAAGCAAAGACCGGCGTTGTTACTTTTGACCATGCCAAACATCAATCAGTTTCTGACTGTGTTACTTGTCACCACACCGGTGGTTATGAGACATGTGACAGCTGTCATGGTGATGCAGATGATGGCGCAAAGCTCAAGTATAAAACTGCCATTCACAACAACTGTAAGGGCTGCCACAAAGAAATGAAAAAAGGTCCTACCAAGTGTAAAGAATGTCACGTTAAGTAA
- the purH gene encoding bifunctional phosphoribosylaminoimidazolecarboxamide formyltransferase/IMP cyclohydrolase produces MAAIKRALISVSDKTGVIDLARELNSFGVELLSTGGTAKLIRDAGIPVMDVSDYTGFPEMMDGRVKTLHPKVHGALLGLRDNSEHTNAMAMHGIEPIDMVVVNLYPFEATVANDNCSLEDAIENIDIGGPTMLRSAAKNNKFVTVLVDPADYENVIAEMKQGSGEVSESTNFKLGVKVYQHTAAYDGAISNWLGQRTSEEMTDFAPTLTLQFQKSQGMRYGENPHQKAAFYVEKNISEASIATARQLQGKELSYNNIGDTDAALECIKQFNEAPSCVIVKHANPCGVATGSNLLEAYQRAFSTDPESSFGGIIAFNRELDPETAQAIVDQQFVEVIIAPRVAATVADIIARKKNVRLLECGEWPAEPSPRFDYKRVNGGLLVQEADLQLSADLQVVTKRAPTDKERQDLDFAWRVAKFVKSNAIVYCKDGMTIGVGAGQMSRVNSARIAAIKAEHAGLDVSGAAMASDAFFPFRDGIDNAAAVGITAVIQPGGSIRDEEVIAAADEHNIAMVFTGMRHFRH; encoded by the coding sequence ATGGCTGCTATCAAACGTGCATTGATTTCGGTGTCGGATAAGACCGGGGTTATTGATCTTGCCCGGGAATTAAACAGTTTCGGTGTGGAATTATTATCAACAGGTGGGACGGCAAAGTTAATCCGTGATGCTGGAATCCCGGTTATGGATGTTTCTGACTACACTGGCTTTCCGGAAATGATGGATGGACGGGTGAAAACGTTACATCCCAAAGTTCATGGTGCGTTACTTGGATTGCGTGATAATTCTGAACATACCAATGCAATGGCAATGCATGGTATTGAGCCGATCGATATGGTGGTGGTGAATCTTTACCCTTTTGAGGCAACAGTGGCAAATGATAACTGTAGCCTTGAAGATGCTATTGAAAACATAGATATCGGTGGCCCGACAATGCTGCGAAGTGCAGCTAAAAACAACAAGTTTGTCACCGTTCTTGTCGACCCGGCTGATTATGAGAACGTTATTGCCGAGATGAAACAAGGCAGCGGGGAAGTTTCTGAATCCACGAATTTCAAGCTGGGAGTTAAGGTTTATCAGCACACCGCCGCTTATGATGGTGCCATTTCCAATTGGCTGGGGCAACGAACCAGTGAAGAGATGACTGATTTTGCTCCAACCCTGACCCTGCAATTCCAGAAATCACAAGGGATGCGTTATGGTGAAAATCCACACCAGAAGGCTGCATTTTATGTCGAAAAAAATATTTCGGAAGCATCCATTGCGACAGCTCGGCAGCTACAGGGGAAGGAGCTCTCCTATAATAATATTGGTGATACCGACGCCGCCCTTGAGTGCATAAAACAATTCAACGAGGCCCCGTCTTGTGTCATTGTCAAACATGCCAATCCCTGTGGTGTTGCGACGGGTTCAAATCTGCTGGAAGCTTATCAACGTGCTTTTTCAACGGACCCGGAATCTTCTTTTGGCGGCATTATTGCTTTTAACCGGGAGCTGGATCCGGAAACGGCCCAGGCGATTGTTGACCAGCAATTTGTGGAGGTGATTATTGCTCCGCGGGTTGCAGCAACTGTTGCTGATATTATTGCCAGGAAAAAGAATGTTCGCTTGCTTGAATGTGGCGAATGGCCGGCTGAGCCGTCTCCGCGCTTTGATTATAAGCGGGTCAATGGCGGATTGCTGGTTCAGGAAGCTGACTTGCAGCTGAGTGCGGATTTGCAGGTGGTGACCAAGCGGGCACCGACTGATAAGGAACGTCAAGACCTTGATTTTGCCTGGAGGGTTGCCAAATTTGTGAAGTCAAATGCCATCGTTTATTGTAAAGATGGGATGACGATTGGGGTAGGTGCCGGACAGATGAGCCGGGTGAACTCTGCCCGAATTGCTGCGATCAAGGCCGAGCATGCCGGTTTGGATGTTTCCGGTGCCGCTATGGCTTCGGACGCATTTTTCCCTTTCCGCGACGGGATTGATAATGCCGCTGCTGTTGGCATTACTGCTGTTATTCAGCCAGGTGGTTCAATCCGTGATGAAGAAGTCATTGCTGCCGCAGATGAGCACAATATTGCTATGGTGTTTACCGGAATGCGTCATTTCCGGCATTGA
- the speD gene encoding adenosylmethionine decarboxylase, with protein MCAKKITRPKRRPKIKLRGFNNLTKSLSFNIYDICYAKRPQARKEYLEYIDEEYNAERLTLILTEVSDIIGANILNISSQDYDPMGASVTILIAEEPIEPKPDLVVAHLDKSHLCIHTYPETDSKSGISTFRVDVDVSTCGRISPLKALNHLISSFESDIVLMDYKVRGFTRDIKGRKHYIDHRIHSIQQYIRKEIRDRYQCVDINIYQENLFHTKMLLKDFDLNKYLFATTYDDLSHEERKKIKTILGQEMTEIFYAKNIY; from the coding sequence ATGTGTGCAAAAAAAATCACCCGCCCGAAGCGTAGGCCCAAAATCAAACTGCGCGGCTTCAACAATCTGACCAAAAGTCTTTCCTTTAATATTTATGATATCTGCTATGCCAAACGCCCCCAGGCACGCAAAGAATATCTCGAGTATATTGACGAAGAGTACAATGCAGAGCGTTTAACCCTGATTTTAACTGAAGTCTCTGATATTATCGGTGCAAACATTCTCAACATTTCCAGTCAGGATTATGACCCTATGGGGGCATCTGTCACCATCCTGATTGCCGAAGAACCGATTGAACCAAAACCGGATCTGGTTGTTGCTCATCTGGATAAAAGTCATCTCTGCATCCATACCTACCCGGAAACCGATTCAAAATCAGGGATATCAACCTTTCGGGTTGATGTTGATGTTTCAACCTGTGGTAGAATAAGCCCTCTGAAAGCACTCAATCACCTGATTTCATCATTTGAGTCTGATATTGTGCTGATGGACTACAAAGTCCGGGGGTTTACTCGGGACATTAAGGGTCGCAAACATTACATCGACCACCGGATTCACAGCATTCAACAATATATCCGCAAGGAAATCCGGGATCGATATCAATGTGTCGATATCAATATTTATCAGGAAAATTTATTTCATACAAAAATGTTGCTTAAAGATTTCGACTTAAATAAATATCTTTTTGCAACAACGTATGACGATCTGTCTCACGAAGAACGGAAAAAAATAAAAACTATTCTCGGACAAGAAATGACCGAAATTTTTTATGCAAAAAATATTTATTAA
- the thiD gene encoding bifunctional hydroxymethylpyrimidine kinase/phosphomethylpyrimidine kinase has protein sequence MLSGLYLITDNNLDGKLLTKVEAALLGGTKTVQYRAKDIRPDERRDMAEKIKTLCHAYKAKLIINDLPELAHEIDADGVHLGQDDISIVRARQILSHKKLIGVSTHSVDEALKAEAHGADYIAIGSIFPTNSKQDISLVGIDTLSKVRKAVRIPVVAIGGLTPERAFDALSAGADAVAVLSGVMADADPARAAKEYSLLFNRNKPAPNGKVLTIAGSDSSGGAGIQADIKTITLLGSYASSVLTALTAQNTLGVNDTYMVHTDFVMKQLEAVLDDIEIDTVKTGMLSWGGIVSRVAKVIEDRSLLAVVDPVMVAKGGESLLDKEAHDSLISRLLPQSYLLTPNLPEVEVMTGIEPRTTAEMVDAGRTLQELGARNVLIKGGHLNGDATDILLLGDEEHQLTHQRFDTINTHGTGCTLSSAIATFLAQGYPLKRAVEKGKRFVSLAIETSIPTGRGHGPVNHIQAAMQLLHEQVSIENS, from the coding sequence ATGCTTTCCGGTCTCTACCTGATCACGGATAACAATCTGGATGGAAAACTGCTGACAAAAGTAGAAGCCGCATTGCTGGGTGGTACAAAAACGGTCCAGTACCGGGCCAAAGATATCCGCCCGGATGAGAGGCGGGACATGGCGGAAAAGATTAAAACCCTCTGCCATGCATACAAAGCCAAGCTCATTATTAATGATCTTCCCGAATTAGCTCACGAAATCGATGCAGATGGCGTTCATCTTGGCCAGGATGATATATCCATTGTCAGAGCTCGCCAGATTCTCAGCCACAAAAAACTGATTGGGGTTTCCACTCACAGTGTCGATGAAGCCCTCAAGGCAGAAGCACATGGTGCTGATTATATTGCCATCGGCAGCATCTTTCCGACCAACAGCAAGCAGGACATCAGCTTAGTCGGGATCGATACTCTGAGTAAAGTTCGCAAAGCCGTTCGTATTCCTGTCGTCGCTATCGGTGGGCTCACTCCCGAACGGGCATTTGACGCATTATCTGCCGGAGCTGATGCCGTTGCCGTTCTCTCAGGAGTTATGGCAGATGCTGACCCCGCCCGCGCAGCCAAAGAATATTCTCTGTTGTTCAACCGGAACAAACCCGCACCCAACGGCAAAGTCTTAACGATTGCGGGGTCAGATTCAAGCGGTGGAGCCGGCATTCAGGCAGACATTAAAACCATCACTCTTCTGGGCAGCTACGCAAGCAGCGTTTTAACAGCCCTGACCGCTCAGAATACTCTTGGTGTCAACGATACATATATGGTTCACACGGATTTTGTCATGAAACAGCTTGAAGCCGTTCTTGATGATATCGAAATTGATACCGTAAAAACAGGAATGCTGAGTTGGGGGGGAATTGTCTCACGGGTCGCAAAAGTTATCGAGGACCGTTCTCTCCTCGCGGTTGTTGATCCGGTCATGGTCGCCAAGGGAGGAGAGTCGCTTTTGGATAAAGAAGCCCACGACAGCCTCATTTCTCGATTGCTGCCCCAATCATACCTGCTGACCCCCAACCTGCCGGAGGTCGAAGTTATGACGGGAATCGAACCACGAACAACGGCTGAAATGGTGGATGCCGGACGCACCCTGCAGGAATTAGGAGCACGCAACGTTTTGATTAAAGGGGGGCACTTGAATGGAGATGCGACAGATATTCTCCTGCTGGGAGATGAAGAACATCAACTGACTCATCAACGTTTTGACACCATCAATACCCATGGCACCGGTTGTACCCTCTCTTCAGCCATAGCCACTTTCCTGGCCCAAGGGTATCCGTTAAAACGCGCAGTAGAAAAAGGAAAACGCTTTGTTTCCCTTGCGATAGAGACATCAATACCAACCGGCCGGGGACATGGCCCCGTCAATCACATCCAGGCTGCCATGCAGCTCTTACATGAACAGGTTTCAATAGAAAACTCATGA
- a CDS encoding tRNA1(Val) (adenine(37)-N6)-methyltransferase — MKETLDTLSIGNLQLLQAKDGYRYSLDPVLLARFVNVGKGAKVVDLGTGSGILPLILARLSGAGELTGIEIQPALAERAGRNVRLNGLQDRVNILHQDIRDIREAIPGNYADLVVSNPPYRHPDSGRIAPNSERAAARHEISGGLVDFIAAAAWLLKQGGHFAVIYLAERLPELMLTMAAAGLEPKRLRMVHPQRGKEAKMVLVEGGKGGRPGLRVEDPLYVYVDNGEGRNYTEEILQMYDTASA; from the coding sequence ATGAAGGAAACTCTGGATACGCTATCAATTGGCAATTTACAACTACTGCAGGCCAAGGATGGATACCGCTACTCTCTCGACCCGGTGCTTCTGGCCCGGTTTGTCAATGTTGGGAAGGGAGCTAAAGTTGTTGACCTTGGAACCGGGTCAGGGATATTGCCCCTCATTCTGGCGCGTTTGAGCGGAGCAGGTGAATTGACCGGTATTGAGATTCAGCCTGCCCTGGCAGAGCGTGCCGGACGGAATGTCAGGCTCAATGGTTTGCAAGATCGGGTGAACATTCTCCACCAGGATATCAGGGATATTAGAGAGGCTATTCCGGGGAATTATGCGGATCTGGTTGTCAGCAACCCGCCTTACCGTCATCCTGATTCCGGTCGAATTGCTCCGAATAGTGAGCGTGCCGCCGCTCGGCATGAGATATCCGGGGGGCTGGTTGATTTTATTGCTGCTGCCGCCTGGTTGTTGAAGCAAGGTGGTCACTTCGCAGTCATCTATCTCGCAGAACGTCTGCCGGAGTTGATGCTGACAATGGCAGCTGCCGGACTGGAGCCGAAGCGGCTCAGGATGGTTCATCCTCAACGGGGGAAAGAAGCAAAGATGGTTTTGGTGGAAGGGGGCAAGGGAGGACGTCCCGGTTTGCGAGTAGAAGATCCTCTTTATGTTTATGTGGATAACGGAGAGGGACGAAATTATACAGAAGAAATTTTGCAGATGTACGACACTGCCTCCGCTTAA
- the purD gene encoding phosphoribosylamine--glycine ligase gives MKILVVGGGGREHTLVWKIAQSPLVEHIYCAPGNPGIAELAECVHIAADEIEVLRDFALAEKVDLTVVGPEVPLTMGIVDIFQAAGLKIFGPNKAAAQIEGSKGFSKDLMARYGIPTAAYKSFTRHADAVAYIREQGAPIVVKADGLAAGKGVVVALTEKQAIAAVDDIMLDQVFGAAGASVVIEEFMDGEEASFFAFTDGKNILPLASSQDHKRANDNDEGPNTGGMGAYSPAPVVTDDLYQVIVDTIVNPTIQGMAQDGCPYSGILYVGLMIKDGKPRVVEYNARFGDPEAQPLLMRMKSDIVPVLQACACGELKQDAIEWHDKAAVCVVMASGGYPAAYEKNFPVTGLDRAADIEDLMVFHAGTTLKDGKIVNHGGRVLGVTGLGNTVKDAIAKAYAGVDVIHWDKVHYRHDIGARALNR, from the coding sequence ATGAAAATTCTGGTTGTAGGCGGAGGCGGTCGTGAGCATACATTGGTTTGGAAAATTGCCCAATCGCCATTAGTGGAGCATATTTATTGTGCCCCCGGAAACCCAGGAATAGCTGAGTTGGCCGAATGTGTCCATATTGCTGCTGATGAGATTGAAGTCTTACGTGATTTTGCCCTGGCTGAGAAGGTAGATCTGACTGTCGTTGGTCCGGAAGTCCCGCTGACGATGGGGATTGTCGATATTTTTCAAGCTGCCGGTTTGAAGATTTTCGGGCCCAACAAAGCCGCTGCCCAAATTGAGGGGAGCAAAGGTTTTTCCAAGGATCTTATGGCTCGCTACGGCATCCCGACCGCAGCCTATAAGAGTTTTACCAGGCATGCGGATGCGGTCGCTTATATTCGGGAGCAAGGAGCTCCGATTGTTGTCAAGGCCGATGGTCTGGCTGCAGGGAAGGGCGTCGTTGTCGCGCTGACGGAAAAACAGGCCATTGCTGCCGTTGATGATATCATGCTTGATCAGGTCTTTGGTGCGGCCGGTGCCAGTGTTGTTATTGAAGAATTTATGGATGGTGAAGAGGCTTCGTTTTTTGCTTTTACCGATGGTAAAAATATTCTTCCTCTGGCCTCGTCGCAGGATCATAAACGGGCCAATGATAATGATGAAGGGCCTAATACCGGCGGCATGGGGGCATACTCTCCGGCTCCGGTAGTCACCGATGATCTTTACCAGGTTATCGTTGACACGATTGTTAATCCGACCATTCAGGGAATGGCGCAGGACGGCTGCCCCTACAGTGGTATTCTTTACGTCGGGTTGATGATCAAAGATGGAAAGCCCCGTGTGGTTGAATATAATGCCCGTTTTGGTGATCCGGAAGCACAACCACTGTTGATGCGGATGAAGTCGGATATTGTTCCGGTATTGCAGGCCTGTGCTTGTGGTGAACTGAAGCAGGATGCTATCGAATGGCATGATAAGGCTGCTGTGTGCGTGGTCATGGCCAGTGGTGGTTATCCTGCGGCATACGAAAAGAATTTTCCTGTGACCGGTTTGGATAGAGCTGCTGATATAGAAGACCTGATGGTTTTTCATGCCGGGACAACCCTGAAAGATGGGAAAATAGTCAATCACGGGGGACGGGTTCTCGGCGTAACCGGTTTGGGGAATACGGTCAAAGATGCCATAGCCAAAGCATATGCCGGTGTCGACGTTATTCATTGGGACAAGGTCCATTATCGCCATGATATTGGTGCGCGGGCGTTAAATCGATAA
- the thiC gene encoding phosphomethylpyrimidine synthase ThiC yields MTQLEMARKGQISDLVRQAAAAENIDPEILRQKIAAGTAVVCRNNKHTNGRPLAVGEGLRTKTNANLGTSQDDTSIDKELEKAKVAAAAGADALMDLSTGGPIDEIRAAIIAETDLCIGSVPLYQAACDAVIKQGKPIVDMTVEDIFAGVKKHLDDGVDFITVHCGVTRETVARMDREGRLLEVVSRGGSFTVGWMDYNKAENPLYEFYDRLLELVRPYDAVLSLGDGFRPGCLADATDRAQIQELIILGELTQRAQDAGIQVMIEGPGHMALNQIEANIKLQKRLCHGAPFYVLGPLVTDIAPGYDHITSAIGGTVAAAAGADFLCYVTPSEHLRLPTVQDVHEGVMAVRIAAHAADIVKGVPGAIDKDNAMAVYRKKLDWEGQYSVSVDPEKAKRWRDESGVDESHGACTMCGSLCAYKVMNGRDQKKAV; encoded by the coding sequence ATGACTCAACTTGAAATGGCCCGCAAGGGACAAATCAGCGATTTGGTCCGCCAAGCCGCCGCTGCTGAAAATATTGATCCGGAAATTCTTCGCCAAAAAATTGCAGCGGGAACAGCTGTTGTATGCCGCAACAACAAACATACGAACGGTCGTCCATTGGCCGTAGGGGAAGGACTTCGAACAAAAACCAATGCCAACCTGGGGACCAGCCAGGATGACACCAGCATTGATAAAGAGCTTGAAAAAGCCAAAGTCGCTGCTGCCGCTGGGGCAGACGCCCTGATGGATTTATCAACCGGCGGTCCCATTGATGAAATCCGTGCAGCAATCATAGCTGAGACCGATCTCTGTATCGGCAGTGTCCCCCTCTATCAGGCCGCTTGTGACGCTGTCATAAAACAAGGGAAACCTATTGTTGATATGACCGTAGAAGATATTTTTGCCGGGGTTAAAAAACATCTCGATGACGGTGTCGATTTTATCACTGTTCACTGCGGTGTCACTCGCGAAACTGTGGCGAGAATGGATCGTGAAGGACGCCTGCTTGAAGTTGTCTCGCGCGGCGGTTCCTTCACAGTCGGGTGGATGGACTACAACAAAGCTGAAAACCCCCTCTACGAATTTTATGATCGCCTGCTGGAGTTGGTCCGCCCCTACGATGCAGTTCTCTCCCTCGGTGACGGTTTTCGCCCCGGGTGTCTGGCCGATGCAACTGACCGGGCGCAAATCCAGGAGCTGATCATCCTCGGTGAGCTGACCCAACGTGCTCAGGATGCAGGAATTCAGGTCATGATTGAAGGCCCCGGACATATGGCCCTCAACCAGATTGAGGCGAATATCAAACTGCAAAAACGTCTCTGCCACGGAGCACCATTTTACGTTCTTGGCCCGTTAGTCACTGATATTGCCCCTGGCTACGACCACATCACATCAGCTATCGGCGGAACTGTTGCAGCCGCTGCCGGAGCTGATTTTCTCTGCTATGTCACACCAAGTGAACACTTGCGCCTACCGACGGTTCAAGACGTTCATGAGGGGGTTATGGCCGTCCGAATTGCAGCCCATGCTGCTGATATCGTTAAAGGTGTTCCCGGAGCCATTGATAAAGATAATGCCATGGCTGTTTATCGTAAAAAACTTGACTGGGAAGGACAATACTCAGTTTCTGTTGATCCGGAAAAAGCAAAACGTTGGCGCGATGAATCCGGAGTTGATGAATCCCATGGTGCCTGCACCATGTGTGGTTCACTCTGCGCTTACAAAGTTATGAATGGTCGAGACCAGAAAAAAGCAGTATAA
- the alr gene encoding alanine racemase, with translation MNYPARPTWVDVDLSAIQHNLQQAFSLCSPTQRVLAVVKADAYGHGAIPVTRALQDFGICDFAVATLEEALALRRAGISDHLLVLGGCFSGQEAVFLEFNLMPTLLDVDTALRLNAQALKRKQQIKVHLKVDSGMGRVGFLPQQLEDFLPQLCSMDGLIVEGFMSHLACADDLDSAVTVAQRNQFLLLLQMVRDAGLQPREIHLNNSAGLSAWDCPECTLSRPGIMLYGGLPGPVFSTKLNLQPVMHLRSCVAQLRRLPAGSGISYGHSYHAPRDMLVAVLPIGYADGYNRLLSNRGQGILHGQKIPVIGRVCMDWTLVDVSHISGVKVGDCVTLLGSADGLSITGDEWAEQLDTISYEVFCRIGSRVPRRYLPVS, from the coding sequence ATGAACTATCCAGCTCGCCCGACCTGGGTCGATGTTGACTTGTCAGCGATACAACATAATCTACAGCAGGCATTCAGCTTGTGTTCCCCGACTCAACGTGTTCTGGCGGTTGTTAAGGCTGATGCTTATGGACATGGTGCAATTCCGGTGACCAGAGCTTTGCAGGATTTCGGGATCTGCGACTTTGCTGTGGCGACCCTTGAAGAGGCCTTAGCGTTACGCCGTGCCGGTATCAGTGATCATTTACTGGTTTTGGGAGGTTGTTTTTCCGGACAGGAGGCTGTTTTTTTAGAGTTTAATTTAATGCCGACACTCCTGGATGTGGATACGGCCCTGCGTCTTAATGCCCAGGCGTTGAAACGGAAGCAGCAGATAAAAGTCCATCTGAAGGTGGACAGTGGCATGGGAAGGGTCGGATTTTTGCCTCAGCAGCTGGAGGATTTTTTGCCGCAACTTTGCAGCATGGACGGACTGATTGTTGAAGGTTTCATGTCCCATCTCGCCTGTGCTGATGATTTGGATTCTGCCGTGACAGTGGCACAGCGAAATCAATTTCTGCTGCTGCTGCAAATGGTTCGGGATGCCGGGCTTCAACCTCGTGAGATTCATCTGAATAATAGTGCCGGGTTAAGTGCCTGGGATTGCCCTGAATGTACCCTGTCTCGCCCTGGAATCATGCTTTATGGTGGACTTCCCGGCCCTGTTTTCTCAACGAAACTGAACCTGCAACCGGTTATGCATCTCCGTAGCTGTGTTGCTCAATTAAGAAGATTGCCTGCGGGCAGCGGCATCTCTTATGGTCACAGTTACCACGCTCCCCGTGACATGTTGGTAGCCGTCTTGCCGATTGGTTATGCCGACGGTTACAACCGTCTCCTCAGTAACCGTGGACAGGGGATTTTACATGGGCAGAAAATCCCGGTGATCGGTAGGGTCTGCATGGACTGGACTCTGGTGGATGTGAGTCATATTTCAGGGGTCAAGGTTGGTGATTGTGTCACTTTACTTGGATCTGCAGACGGTTTGTCAATAACGGGAGATGAATGGGCAGAGCAACTGGATACGATCTCCTACGAGGTTTTTTGCCGTATCGGCAGTCGGGTTCCACGACGCTATTTGCCGGTATCATAG